The genomic segment GGCACTTTTGGGGGCGAAACTGCCCGTCCCGCTCTCCGTACGGCTGGGAGATCTGGGTAAGGGGGGGAGCTGGCATGCCCTGCGTGCTCCGATCGTCCTGAAAAACGCCGTTCTGGATCCCAAGGACGACCTCGCACTGCGGCTTGTCGCCAATATCCATGTGGGGCTCTTGCACGTGAGCCTGCTCGCCTACGATGCCCGCGTCTCTGGCCTCGCCACTGACGACGCTGCCCTCAACGATCCCGATGCACAGCTTCGGTCCTGGCTAGACATCGAACTCCAGCCCGCCACTCGTCCCACCCCCGGCCACCCCGATCACTGGGATGGCTTCGTCCTGGACCTTGCGGATCGTCCTCTTGCGGATGCCCTGAATCTGCTTGAGAAGGCCTTCGCCGACTGATTCGAGCACTCTTACAAAAGGCAAATTTATCGCTTTGGGCAGGAATTCGATTTACGGATGTGGAAAGGTTTTTTACCTCAGGAGGAATTTTTTGTATGTCTCAAAATAGACGAGAATTTTTGGTAGGAGCGGCGGCGCTCGGGATGGGAATGACCTTTGCGGAGAAGGCGCTCGCAAAGCAGGGTGGCCGGGTCAAGTTTGCCTGTATCGGGGTTGGTGGTAAGGGCGATAGTGACACCGCCGATGCGGCGCGCTTTGGCGATGTCGTGGCGATCTGTGATGTCGATGAGAACACGGTCGCGAAGGCACTTAAGAAGTACCCCAATGCCAAGCCCTTTACCGACTGGCGCAAGTGTCTGAAGGCGATGGCCAAGGAAGTGGATGCGGTGACAGTGACCGTTCCCGACCACATGCACGGCATTATCGCCGCCAATGCCATGCGGCTGGGCAAGCACACGTTCTGCCAGAAGCCGCTCTGCCGCACGATCTACGAGGCCCGCCGCCTGGCCGAGATCGCGGTGGAGATGAATGTCCAGACCCAGATGGGCAACCAAGGAACGGCAGACTCCAAGCTCCGCAAGCAGGCCATGCAGGTCCGCGCGGGGATGATCGGTAAGGTCAGCGAGATCCATGTCTGGAGCAACCGCCCGATCTGGCCCCAGGGAATCGCACGACCTACCAATGTCGCGACCCCGCCCTCGACCCTGAACTGGGACACCTGGCTGGGTGTCGCACCGGTTCGCCCCTATGTTCCTGGTGCCTACCACACCTTCAACTGGCGCGGCTGGTGGGACTTTGGCTCGGGCGCACAGGGCGACATGGGCTGCCACACGCTCAACATGCCCTTCATGGCGCTCGACCTGCGCGACCCGATCTCGATCCAGTCCGAGACTGCGCCCAACAACGGGGACTCGTTCCCCGCGTGGTCGATCACGACCTTTATGTTCGCCGCGACCTCGACCCGTGGCCCGATCAAGCTGGTCTGGTACGACGGCAACAAGCAGCCCCCGATGGACATCCTCATGGACGTGGTCGATGAGGACTGGAAGCTCCAGAGCTCCGGCTCGCTCCTGATCGGCGACAAGGGCAAGATCTATGTCCCCGGCGACTACGGCTCGGGTGGCCGTGTGGTCGGTGGTGTGGACCTCTCCAATGTCGGCTTTGAGGAGTCTCCAGGCCACTTCGCCGAGCTGGTGCGCGCCATCAAGGAAGGCAAGCCCGCCATGAGCAACTTCCCCGGCTACGCCGGTCCGCTCGCGGAGATGGTGCTTGCGGGGAACCTTGGCGTCCGCGCGGGTGGCAAGAAAGTCGAGTGGGACGCCCGCAAGATGAAGGCTACCAACATGCCGGAGCTGGATGCCTACATCAAGCCCAAGTACCGCAAGGGCTACGACTTGATCTAGTGCGGGAGAACCGTGCCAAGAGCGAGGGGTGGTCACACCCCTCGCTTTCTTTACATAATCCGCCCAATGGAATTGGGCGTCAGCAATGACGCAAGCGCCGCAAAGCCCGTTCCGGGCTACCGAACCAAGTTTCCAGCCCGGAACGGGCTTTGCGGCTGAGGGACGAAGCCACTGCAGACGCCGGTTTCCAACCGGCGGCAGAAGGAACGATTTGTCATGATGGACCGTCGTGGATTTCTCAAAGGGGTCGCCGCCGCAGGGACCTTTAGTATTGTCCCCGCCAGCGCACTGGGGCGCGGGGGCAGGCTCGCTCCCAGCAACCGCATCACGCTGGGGTGTATCGGGGTGGGAGGGCAGGGCAACTCGAACCTGGATGCCTTCCTCAACGAGGCCGACTGCCAGGTGGTGGCGGTCTGTGATGTCGATAAAGACCACCTGCGCGATACCAAGAACAAAGTAGATCGCCGCTACAACAACACCAGCTGCGCCGCCTACGGTGATTTTCGCGAGCTGATCGCCCGGAAAGATATCGACGCCATCTCGCTCTGCACGCCCGACCACTGGCACGCTGTCCCCGCGATCCTGGCCGCGCAGTCGGGGAAGGATATCTTTGGCGAGAAACCCATCTCCCACTGCCTCATGGAGGGCCGCCAGATGGCCGATGCGGTCAAGAAGCACGGGCGCATCTGGCAGACGGGAAGCTGGCAGCGGTCCGTGAACAACTTCCGGGTGGCCTGTGAGCTCGTGCGTAACGGGCGCCTGGGCAAGGTGGTTCGGATTGAGGTCGGCCTGCCGACTGGGAGCCCCTGTGGCCCCGTGCAGTTCAAAGACGCCCCCCCCGCTCTCGACTACGATTTTTGGGTAGGACCGTCGCGCATGCTGCCCTACTGCGACCAGCGCACCCACTGGAACTGGCGCTGGCAGCTCGACTTTGGCGGCGGTCAGATGATGGACTGGATCGGGCACCACGCCGATATCGCCCACTGGGGGATGGACTGGGACACGACCGGCCCGCTCACCATCGAGGGCACCGGAAACTACCCCGACAAGGGAATCTGGGACGCGGCGACGACCTACCACTTTATCTGCCAGTACGCCGGTGGAGTGGAGCTGCATGTCGCCAACGGCGGCAACGCGGGGATTCGTGGCGGCACCAAGTGGATCGGGGAGAACGGCAGCTGGATCTGGGTGGACCGTGGTGGCCTCGATGCCAGCCCCAAGAGCCTGCTCAGTGAGGTGGTCGGCCCGGACGAGAACCAGCTCTTCCGCAGCCCTGGGCACCACCGCAACTTCCTGGACTGTGTCAAGTCCCGCAAGCAGACCCTCACCCCCGCCGAGACCGCCCACCGCTCCGCGTCCGTGGGACACCTGGGGCAGATCGCGATGCGCACGGGCCGCAAGCTCAAGTGGAACCCCGTGACCGAGCAGTTCGCCGACGATCCCATGGCGACTCGCCTGCTGACAACTCCGATGCGCGCTCCGTGGCATACGTAAGGAAGACAAGAGAACCCATGCAATTTTTTCGTGGAGCCCTCCCGGCTCTCGCACTGGCGCTGACACTCGCGCCCGCCCATGCCCAAGACCCACTTGAAGCACTGCGGCGCTACGACTACCAAGACCGGAGCGCTCTGGACACGATCGCCAAGCAGATCGCTGCGGCGGGGAAAGACACCGCAAAGCTGGCCGCGCTGGAGACCGGGCTTGTCGCGGTTCTGGGCGACCCGCAAGCGACCGAGGGAGCGCGGCTGGAGGCCTGTACTTTCCTCTGCCGTATCGGAACCGCCCGCTCCGTTCCCGCCGTGGCCCGGCTTCTCGCGAGTCCTGCGACCGCCAATATCGCCCGCCTCGCCCTAGAGCGCAACGCCGATCCGTCGGCGGGGGCGGCTCTCTTGGCGGCCTTGGGCTCGGCAAAGGGCCTGGCGCTGGTGGGGATCGTCAACTCCCTGGGAAACCGCGGCGATGTGTCCGCGGTACCACGCCTCAAGGGGCTCACGACCAGCTCGGAGCCCTTGGTCGCGGAGGCGGCGGTGACCGCACTGGGCAAGATCGGGGCAACCCCGTCCGTTGCAGCCCTCCGTGGCGTGAAGAACCCGGCGCTCCCGGTCTCGCAGGCGCTTCTGAGTGCGGCGGGGCGG from the Armatimonas rosea genome contains:
- a CDS encoding Gfo/Idh/MocA family protein yields the protein MMDRRGFLKGVAAAGTFSIVPASALGRGGRLAPSNRITLGCIGVGGQGNSNLDAFLNEADCQVVAVCDVDKDHLRDTKNKVDRRYNNTSCAAYGDFRELIARKDIDAISLCTPDHWHAVPAILAAQSGKDIFGEKPISHCLMEGRQMADAVKKHGRIWQTGSWQRSVNNFRVACELVRNGRLGKVVRIEVGLPTGSPCGPVQFKDAPPALDYDFWVGPSRMLPYCDQRTHWNWRWQLDFGGGQMMDWIGHHADIAHWGMDWDTTGPLTIEGTGNYPDKGIWDAATTYHFICQYAGGVELHVANGGNAGIRGGTKWIGENGSWIWVDRGGLDASPKSLLSEVVGPDENQLFRSPGHHRNFLDCVKSRKQTLTPAETAHRSASVGHLGQIAMRTGRKLKWNPVTEQFADDPMATRLLTTPMRAPWHT
- a CDS encoding Gfo/Idh/MocA family protein, which gives rise to MSQNRREFLVGAAALGMGMTFAEKALAKQGGRVKFACIGVGGKGDSDTADAARFGDVVAICDVDENTVAKALKKYPNAKPFTDWRKCLKAMAKEVDAVTVTVPDHMHGIIAANAMRLGKHTFCQKPLCRTIYEARRLAEIAVEMNVQTQMGNQGTADSKLRKQAMQVRAGMIGKVSEIHVWSNRPIWPQGIARPTNVATPPSTLNWDTWLGVAPVRPYVPGAYHTFNWRGWWDFGSGAQGDMGCHTLNMPFMALDLRDPISIQSETAPNNGDSFPAWSITTFMFAATSTRGPIKLVWYDGNKQPPMDILMDVVDEDWKLQSSGSLLIGDKGKIYVPGDYGSGGRVVGGVDLSNVGFEESPGHFAELVRAIKEGKPAMSNFPGYAGPLAEMVLAGNLGVRAGGKKVEWDARKMKATNMPELDAYIKPKYRKGYDLI